The following are from one region of the Desulfofundulus luciae genome:
- a CDS encoding sodium:calcium antiporter produces the protein MGLDVALLLISLGVILVSAGFFTNGVEWLGRKLRLTEGAVGSILAAVGTAMPETVIPLIAILLGGGEVGEEIGIGAILGAPFMLGTLALLISGGAVLAFRRTRLEPDPCVIRRDLFFFLVVYTLAIAAAFLPRPLKLVVALGLVVAYIYFVYETITRGRTLDQEEGECEPLYLCKKLDNPPLVLVIVQVILAFSGIVAGAKVFVDGVADLSDILGVPAFVFSLLVAPLATEMPEKFNSVIWLAQRKDTMALGNITGAMVFQSSVIPAIGMILTPWVLTETAFLSALLALASGLVTYLLLLRRGFLDARLLVAYGGVFYAAFVAAVLTGTIG, from the coding sequence ATGGGTTTGGACGTTGCCCTGTTATTGATCAGTTTGGGGGTTATCCTGGTCAGCGCCGGTTTTTTTACCAATGGTGTGGAATGGCTGGGAAGGAAGCTTCGCCTGACCGAGGGGGCGGTAGGGAGCATCCTGGCCGCGGTGGGTACGGCCATGCCGGAAACGGTCATTCCCCTGATCGCCATCCTTTTGGGCGGCGGTGAAGTGGGGGAGGAAATAGGCATCGGAGCCATTCTGGGCGCGCCCTTTATGCTGGGGACCCTGGCTTTGTTGATCAGCGGGGGGGCCGTGCTGGCCTTCCGCCGTACGCGCCTTGAGCCCGATCCCTGCGTGATCCGGCGGGACCTGTTTTTCTTCCTGGTGGTTTATACGCTGGCCATTGCGGCCGCTTTTCTTCCCCGCCCGTTAAAGCTGGTGGTGGCCCTGGGGCTGGTTGTGGCCTACATTTATTTCGTGTATGAAACCATCACCAGGGGACGCACCCTGGACCAGGAGGAAGGGGAATGCGAACCCCTTTACCTGTGTAAAAAACTCGACAATCCTCCCCTGGTTCTGGTAATCGTCCAGGTGATCCTGGCCTTTTCCGGGATCGTGGCCGGGGCAAAGGTTTTTGTGGATGGCGTGGCGGATCTCTCGGACATACTGGGGGTGCCTGCTTTTGTTTTCTCCCTTCTCGTTGCCCCTCTGGCTACGGAGATGCCCGAAAAATTTAACAGTGTCATCTGGCTTGCCCAGCGCAAGGATACCATGGCCCTGGGTAATATCACCGGGGCGATGGTTTTTCAGAGTTCCGTTATTCCGGCCATCGGCATGATCCTGACCCCGTGGGTGCTTACGGAAACGGCCTTTTTAAGTGCGCTTCTGGCACTGGCTTCCGGGCTGGTGACTTACCTGTTGCTCTTGCGGCGCGGTTTTCTTGATGCACGGCTTCTGGTGGCCTACGGTGGGGTTTTTTACGCTGCCTTTGTGGCGGCGGTGCTTACCGGAACAATAGGGTAA
- a CDS encoding bifunctional folylpolyglutamate synthase/dihydrofolate synthase — protein sequence MQYDEAMTYLQNLTKFGINFGLGRIKELLRRLGDPQEKLKVVHIGGTNGKGSTTAMVASVLTAAGYRTGTFTSPHLHSYTERYQIDGEQISRRRVALLIDQLKPHLEAMVAQGFEHPTEFEVSTAMAFKYFYEEGVDFLILEVGLGGAIDSTNVVERPLVTVITNVSMDHMDYLGRTIREIATVKAGIIKPGVPLVTACRGEALEVVAQFCREKGSPMVLVESGGGAGLNEGISCRTVLWEAAAGGLDQGGQYLAVHGLRRTYRDLFIPLLGRHQLVNAAGAVAVVELLMAQGFAVPEEALYRGLAVVRWPARLEVVLSRPLVLLDGAHNYDGARSLAKALDDYFPGKQVVLVIGMLGDKERGRVVAELAPRARAVVVTRPNSPRAGDWQRLAEEARKYVPEVYIIESVPEAVECALSLARANELVCITGSLYMVAEAREVLMAKVNMMASTG from the coding sequence GTGCAGTATGATGAAGCCATGACCTACCTGCAGAACCTGACCAAATTCGGTATAAATTTCGGCCTGGGGCGCATCAAGGAACTGTTGCGCCGGCTGGGGGATCCCCAGGAAAAGCTAAAGGTGGTGCATATCGGGGGCACCAACGGCAAGGGTTCCACCACCGCCATGGTGGCTTCGGTCCTCACAGCCGCCGGTTATCGCACGGGCACTTTTACCTCGCCCCACCTGCATTCCTATACGGAACGGTATCAAATTGACGGGGAGCAAATCTCCCGCCGGCGGGTGGCCTTGTTGATCGACCAATTGAAGCCCCACCTGGAAGCCATGGTGGCGCAAGGTTTCGAGCATCCCACCGAGTTTGAGGTCAGCACCGCCATGGCCTTCAAATATTTTTACGAAGAAGGGGTGGATTTCTTAATCCTGGAGGTGGGGCTGGGGGGGGCCATTGATTCCACCAATGTGGTGGAAAGGCCTTTGGTTACGGTAATCACCAACGTATCCATGGACCACATGGATTACCTGGGCCGGACCATCAGGGAGATTGCCACTGTCAAAGCCGGAATTATCAAGCCCGGGGTGCCCCTGGTAACGGCCTGCCGGGGGGAAGCCCTGGAAGTGGTGGCCCAGTTTTGCCGGGAGAAGGGTTCGCCCATGGTGCTGGTGGAATCCGGCGGCGGGGCTGGGCTTAACGAGGGAATTTCCTGCCGCACCGTTTTGTGGGAAGCAGCCGCGGGCGGGCTTGATCAGGGCGGGCAGTACCTTGCAGTGCACGGCCTGCGCCGCACCTACCGGGATCTCTTTATTCCCCTCCTGGGGCGGCATCAGCTGGTGAATGCCGCCGGGGCGGTGGCGGTGGTGGAATTGTTGATGGCGCAGGGGTTTGCCGTTCCGGAGGAAGCCCTGTACCGGGGCCTGGCCGTGGTCCGCTGGCCGGCCCGGCTGGAGGTTGTCTTGAGCCGGCCCCTGGTGCTCCTGGACGGTGCCCATAACTACGACGGCGCCCGCAGCCTGGCTAAAGCACTGGACGATTACTTCCCCGGCAAGCAGGTGGTGCTGGTCATCGGAATGCTGGGGGATAAAGAGCGGGGCCGGGTGGTGGCTGAGCTGGCCCCCCGGGCCCGGGCGGTGGTGGTTACCCGGCCCAACAGCCCCCGGGCCGGCGACTGGCAGCGCCTGGCCGAGGAGGCCCGAAAATATGTACCCGAGGTCTACATCATCGAGTCCGTTCCCGAAGCCGTGGAGTGTGCCTTATCTCTGGCCCGGGCAAATGAGCTGGTTTGTATTACCGGTTCACTGTACATGGTGGCCGAGGCCCGGGAGGTACTCATGGCGAAGGTGAACATGATGGCGAGCACCGGGTGA
- a CDS encoding DUF4321 domain-containing protein, producing the protein MYKPQRNIWLLVILMLVGALVGDALGAVLIPFLPVLKPFTSVGFAPATIDLHFARLTFGFTLTLGPLTALGLLLGYLLYRKL; encoded by the coding sequence ATGTACAAGCCCCAGAGAAATATCTGGTTGCTGGTAATTCTTATGCTGGTCGGGGCCCTGGTGGGTGATGCGCTGGGAGCAGTGCTCATTCCTTTTTTGCCCGTCCTTAAGCCTTTTACCTCCGTGGGCTTTGCCCCGGCTACTATAGATCTTCATTTTGCCCGGCTCACCTTTGGTTTTACCCTCACCTTAGGGCCCCTCACGGCGCTGGGTTTACTCCTGGGATATCTTTTATACCGTAAACTGTAA
- the radC gene encoding RadC family protein, producing the protein MDSPTYRITIKDMPVDLRPRERILREGAGVLTDLELLAVLLRTGTPTASAMELAAALLRHFGSLRGLVDASVEELSSVRGVGPAKAAMLKAALELGRRIAQAGGETRPVIRSPEDAACLVMEEMRHLDREHFRALLLNTKNQVIAREIISIGTLNSSTVHPRELFKNAIRRNAAAVILLHNHPSGDPTPSQEDLEVTRRLQEAGRIIGIEVLDHLIIGDNKYVSFKAKGLI; encoded by the coding sequence TTGGATTCCCCAACGTACCGCATTACCATTAAAGACATGCCCGTGGATCTGCGCCCCCGGGAGCGCATTTTGAGAGAAGGCGCCGGGGTGCTGACGGATCTGGAGCTTTTGGCCGTTCTTTTGCGCACGGGTACACCCACGGCCAGCGCCATGGAACTGGCGGCGGCCCTTTTGCGACATTTCGGCAGCCTGCGGGGCCTGGTTGACGCCTCCGTGGAGGAGTTGAGCAGTGTCCGGGGTGTCGGCCCGGCCAAGGCGGCCATGTTGAAAGCGGCCCTGGAGCTGGGCCGCCGCATTGCCCAGGCCGGCGGGGAAACCCGGCCGGTAATCAGGAGTCCCGAAGATGCCGCCTGTTTGGTCATGGAGGAAATGCGCCACCTGGACAGGGAGCATTTTCGGGCGTTGTTGCTGAATACCAAGAACCAGGTGATTGCCCGGGAGATCATTTCCATCGGCACCCTTAATTCCTCCACGGTGCATCCCCGGGAATTGTTTAAGAATGCCATCCGCCGCAATGCGGCGGCGGTAATCCTGTTGCACAACCACCCCAGCGGGGATCCAACCCCCAGCCAGGAGGATCTGGAGGTGACCAGGCGCCTGCAGGAAGCTGGGCGCATTATCGGCATTGAGGTTCTGGATCACCTGATTATTGGAGATAATAAGTACGTCAGTTTCAAGGCCAAAGGTTTGATTTAG
- a CDS encoding Maf family protein: protein MLPIYLASSSPRRSMLLEQLGLPFTVVVPEVEEKVPEGLPPHQLVETLALRKAGAVAPSISRGLVVAADTIVVWQDKVLGKPADAREAALMLSLLAGDEHEVFTGVAVMEKPSGRRVVTHERTRVRFRPLTTEEIARYVATGEPLDKAGAYAAQGLGAIFIAGIRGCYFNVVGLPLARLAQVLKEFGVDPLEYVRNN from the coding sequence GTGTTGCCTATTTACCTGGCCTCTTCTTCGCCGCGCCGGAGCATGTTGCTGGAACAGCTTGGCTTACCTTTCACCGTAGTGGTGCCCGAGGTTGAGGAAAAGGTGCCGGAAGGGTTGCCTCCCCATCAACTGGTAGAGACCCTGGCTTTAAGAAAGGCCGGGGCCGTGGCGCCCTCCATTTCCCGGGGGTTGGTGGTGGCGGCAGATACTATAGTGGTCTGGCAGGACAAGGTCCTGGGCAAACCTGCTGACGCCCGGGAAGCGGCTTTGATGCTCAGCCTCCTTGCGGGAGATGAGCATGAGGTTTTCACTGGCGTGGCGGTGATGGAAAAACCCTCCGGGCGCCGGGTGGTTACCCACGAACGCACCCGGGTCAGGTTCAGACCACTGACGACAGAAGAAATTGCCAGGTATGTGGCCACCGGTGAACCCCTGGACAAGGCAGGGGCTTATGCTGCCCAGGGACTGGGGGCAATTTTTATTGCCGGGATCAGGGGATGCTATTTTAATGTGGTCGGCCTTCCCCTGGCCCGTTTGGCCCAGGTGTTGAAGGAATTCGGTGTGGATCCTCTGGAGTATGTTCGAAACAACTGA
- a CDS encoding spore germination protein: MVRILKKFARILPRGNKKPQSLKESHTQWEQSYEAGELKKIPLSSRLKDNLALIKQILGNSSDLVIRELRLGVDGDVSGAVVFIDGMTDKGTVNDTVIKGLTLESRMAGLGGKTAGNLFALVRNFMVNTGSVREAATVFELVDGILYGDTAVLVEGEAVALLATAPGWPVRGIEEPTSESVVRGPREGFTELLRTNTSLIRRRLRDPNLVTERITLGERTRTSVEIAYIRGLADPRLVQEVKDRLSRIKVDGIIESGNIEELIEDHPHSPFPQVFRTERPDRVVSMLLDGRVAIITDGTPFVLVVPAEFVVFMQSSEDYYERFFLATAVRWLRYIAFIASLILPSLYISITTFHQEMIPTRLLISIAASREGVPFPAFVEAFLMEFTFEALREAGIRLPRNVGQAVSIVGALVIGQAAVSAGVVSSLMVIIVALTGISSFVAPVFSMAITMRLLRFPMMVLAATLGIFGVMMGLLVILVHMASMRSFGIPYLAPLAPLHARDLKDVMVRAPMWAMEARPSELAKENSIRQAQGIKPAPPTRKGQKGDGGGQKR, encoded by the coding sequence TTGGTCCGCATTTTAAAAAAGTTTGCCCGGATTTTGCCCAGGGGCAACAAAAAACCCCAATCCCTCAAGGAAAGCCACACTCAATGGGAGCAAAGCTACGAAGCCGGGGAATTGAAAAAAATACCCCTCAGTTCCCGGTTAAAGGACAACCTGGCCCTTATCAAGCAAATACTGGGGAACAGCAGCGATTTAGTTATCCGGGAGCTTCGGCTGGGTGTTGACGGGGATGTTTCCGGGGCCGTTGTTTTTATCGACGGCATGACGGACAAAGGTACGGTCAATGACACCGTGATCAAGGGCCTGACCCTGGAGTCCCGCATGGCCGGCCTGGGGGGGAAGACGGCCGGAAATTTGTTCGCCCTGGTCCGTAATTTCATGGTTAATACGGGCTCGGTAAGGGAAGCTGCAACTGTTTTTGAACTTGTGGACGGGATTCTTTATGGTGACACTGCCGTGCTCGTTGAAGGGGAGGCCGTGGCCCTCCTGGCCACCGCTCCCGGCTGGCCGGTGCGGGGTATCGAGGAGCCCACCAGCGAAAGCGTGGTACGGGGGCCCCGGGAGGGGTTTACCGAGTTGCTGCGCACCAACACCTCCCTCATCCGCCGCCGCCTGCGCGATCCCAACCTGGTGACCGAGAGGATCACCCTGGGAGAGCGCACCCGTACCTCCGTTGAGATAGCTTATATCAGGGGACTGGCCGATCCCCGGCTGGTGCAGGAAGTGAAGGACCGCCTTTCCCGCATCAAGGTGGACGGCATCATCGAAAGCGGCAATATCGAAGAATTAATCGAGGACCACCCGCATTCTCCCTTTCCCCAGGTGTTCCGTACGGAACGTCCCGACCGGGTGGTAAGCATGCTTCTGGACGGGCGCGTGGCTATTATTACCGACGGCACCCCTTTTGTGCTCGTTGTGCCGGCGGAGTTTGTCGTTTTCATGCAGTCTTCCGAGGACTACTACGAACGCTTCTTCCTGGCCACGGCCGTGCGCTGGCTTCGATACATTGCCTTTATTGCATCGTTGATATTACCTTCCCTTTACATATCCATTACCACCTTTCACCAGGAGATGATCCCCACCCGGCTGTTGATCAGCATAGCCGCATCCCGGGAAGGGGTGCCCTTCCCGGCCTTTGTGGAGGCCTTTTTGATGGAATTTACCTTTGAGGCCTTAAGGGAGGCCGGCATCCGTCTGCCCCGGAACGTGGGCCAGGCGGTGAGCATTGTGGGTGCCCTGGTGATCGGCCAGGCAGCCGTGTCGGCCGGGGTTGTGTCCAGCCTTATGGTTATAATCGTGGCTCTGACCGGTATCAGTTCCTTTGTGGCGCCGGTATTCAGCATGGCCATCACCATGCGCCTGTTGCGCTTCCCCATGATGGTCCTTGCGGCCACCCTGGGGATCTTCGGGGTGATGATGGGGCTTTTGGTCATCCTGGTGCACATGGCTTCCATGCGTTCCTTCGGCATCCCTTACCTGGCCCCCCTGGCCCCCCTGCACGCCAGGGATTTAAAGGATGTGATGGTGCGGGCGCCCATGTGGGCCATGGAAGCTCGCCCTTCGGAGCTGGCCAAAGAAAATTCCATCCGCCAGGCGCAGGGCATAAAACCCGCCCCACCAACCCGGAAAGGGCAAAAGGGGGACGGTGGTGGGCAGAAAAGATAA
- a CDS encoding rod shape-determining protein, whose protein sequence is MRIGLFSKDMGIDLGTANSLVYVKGKGIVLREPSVVAIQRDTGQVLAVGEEAKQMIGRTPGNIVAIRPMKDGVIADFDVTQSMIKYFINKALRNRTFLIRPRVVVSVPSGVTAVEERAVREAALQAGAREAYLIEEPMAAAIGAGLPVHEPTGNMIVDIGGGTTEVAVISLGGIVTSRSIRIAGDEMDEAIIQHVKKAYNLMIGERTAEEIKIEIGTAYPTGEVQTYDVRGRDLVTGLPKTVRITSEEIYKALSEPVSAILDAIKGTLEQTPPELAADIMDRGIVMAGGGSLLQGLDRLVSEETAMPVHLADEPLLCVAYGTGRVLENIDVLRRVLIHPRKLS, encoded by the coding sequence ATGCGCATCGGGCTGTTCTCTAAAGATATGGGTATAGACCTGGGCACCGCCAACTCCCTGGTTTATGTAAAGGGCAAGGGCATTGTTTTGAGGGAGCCCTCGGTGGTGGCCATTCAGCGGGATACCGGCCAGGTGCTGGCCGTGGGGGAAGAAGCCAAGCAGATGATTGGCCGTACGCCCGGCAACATCGTGGCCATCCGGCCCATGAAGGACGGGGTAATTGCCGACTTCGACGTAACCCAGAGCATGATCAAGTACTTCATCAACAAGGCCCTGCGCAACCGCACCTTTCTCATCCGCCCCCGGGTGGTGGTTTCGGTTCCCTCCGGGGTGACGGCGGTGGAGGAGCGGGCGGTGCGGGAAGCCGCCCTGCAGGCCGGCGCCCGGGAAGCCTATCTCATTGAGGAACCCATGGCTGCAGCCATTGGTGCTGGTCTGCCCGTACATGAACCAACGGGCAATATGATTGTGGATATCGGCGGGGGTACCACCGAGGTGGCGGTAATTTCCCTGGGGGGTATTGTTACCAGCCGCTCCATTCGCATTGCCGGGGATGAGATGGATGAAGCCATTATCCAGCATGTAAAGAAGGCCTATAATCTCATGATTGGTGAGCGTACGGCGGAGGAGATCAAGATTGAAATAGGAACCGCCTATCCCACCGGGGAAGTCCAGACCTATGACGTCCGGGGAAGGGACCTGGTGACCGGCCTGCCCAAAACGGTGCGCATTACCTCCGAGGAAATTTACAAGGCTCTCTCCGAGCCGGTATCGGCCATCCTGGATGCCATTAAGGGCACCCTGGAGCAGACTCCGCCGGAGCTTGCTGCCGACATTATGGACCGGGGCATTGTCATGGCCGGGGGCGGTTCACTGCTGCAGGGGCTGGACCGGCTGGTGAGCGAGGAGACGGCCATGCCCGTGCACCTGGCCGACGAGCCGCTTTTGTGTGTGGCTTACGGTACCGGGCGGGTGCTGGAAAATATCGATGTTTTACGCCGGGTACTCATTCACCCGCGCAAGCTGTCGTAA
- the mreC gene encoding rod shape-determining protein MreC: MLIPLTSGKKLFFLVILLVLVLYVMRVTAFSRVEATPLEKILVDTFATLEQVTTRLGRGVRDMVTFPLSLVNASRRASELSEQVVRLEGELHQAREYRLENERLKKLLDFKSGSAADSGLEVTAAAVIGRDPGNWFSTITINKGRAEGIKENMTVLTPRGLVGRVIATTDRTATVLLITDPRSAVSALVQDSRTPGMVEGTAGSAGSLRMIHIPNDMPTRPGQVVVTSGTKSIFTKGIPIGEITRVKRDPTGLFFEASVRPFVDFNRLEEVLVITGVHPPAL; the protein is encoded by the coding sequence GTGTTGATCCCGTTGACTTCGGGTAAGAAGCTTTTTTTTCTGGTTATTTTGCTGGTCCTGGTCCTGTACGTGATGCGAGTGACCGCTTTTAGCCGGGTGGAAGCAACGCCCCTGGAAAAAATACTGGTGGATACCTTTGCCACTTTAGAACAGGTAACCACCAGGCTGGGCCGGGGAGTCAGGGATATGGTCACCTTTCCCCTTTCCCTGGTGAACGCGTCGCGGCGGGCAAGCGAGTTGTCGGAGCAGGTGGTCCGGCTGGAAGGCGAGCTTCACCAGGCCAGAGAATACCGTTTGGAAAATGAGAGACTGAAAAAGCTTTTGGATTTTAAAAGCGGCTCCGCTGCCGACTCCGGACTTGAAGTTACCGCGGCGGCAGTAATAGGCCGGGATCCGGGGAACTGGTTCAGCACCATTACCATAAACAAGGGCCGGGCTGAAGGCATCAAAGAAAACATGACGGTATTGACTCCCCGGGGTTTGGTGGGGCGGGTGATCGCCACCACCGACCGTACCGCCACCGTTCTATTAATCACCGACCCGCGCAGTGCGGTCAGCGCTTTGGTACAGGACAGCCGTACGCCGGGTATGGTTGAGGGCACCGCCGGAAGTGCCGGCAGCCTGCGCATGATCCATATACCCAACGACATGCCCACAAGACCCGGGCAGGTGGTGGTTACTTCCGGTACGAAGAGCATTTTTACCAAGGGCATCCCCATTGGCGAGATAACCAGGGTGAAGAGGGATCCGACCGGTCTTTTCTTTGAAGCCTCCGTGCGACCCTTTGTGGATTTTAACCGCCTGGAGGAAGTGCTGGTAATTACGGGGGTGCACCCCCCGGCCCTGTAA
- the mreD gene encoding rod shape-determining protein MreD, whose protein sequence is MLGLLVLPGFLLLALLLQVTVVDLIHVKGVVPDLTFLLVVFYAFWRGQREGAFWGFVAGLMKDFIAGNYFGLNALSTAVAGYLVGWSESRLYKDSSLVVMAITFFATIVNQSIYYLLLVYLQIKIPPGVALVGVVLPSAVYNALLVPLFYRKFYRLYLKGWFRMGQF, encoded by the coding sequence TTGTTGGGCTTGCTGGTCCTGCCCGGATTTTTATTGCTGGCCCTGCTGCTGCAGGTAACGGTGGTGGATTTGATTCACGTTAAGGGTGTGGTACCCGATCTGACTTTTTTACTGGTAGTTTTTTATGCATTCTGGAGAGGGCAGCGGGAGGGAGCCTTCTGGGGGTTTGTTGCCGGTTTGATGAAAGATTTTATCGCCGGCAACTATTTTGGCCTCAACGCCCTCTCCACTGCCGTGGCCGGTTACCTGGTGGGCTGGTCGGAATCCCGTTTATACAAGGACAGCAGCCTGGTAGTGATGGCGATAACTTTTTTTGCCACTATAGTAAATCAGTCAATTTATTACCTTTTGTTGGTATACCTGCAGATCAAAATTCCTCCGGGTGTGGCCCTGGTCGGGGTAGTCCTTCCATCAGCCGTGTACAATGCGCTGCTGGTGCCGTTATTTTACCGCAAGTTTTACCGCCTTTACCTCAAGGGATGGTTCAGAATGGGCCAGTTTTAA
- a CDS encoding Ger(x)C family spore germination protein, whose product MNRFRFDCNTKQPEPVPGHCFRLFPRGGRIKALVFLLLFLPLVLSGCWDHREVEDLGIVLLTAVDAAPEGRVRLEVQVLVPTAVAGGGGITGMGGGGGGGGRKRYRNLATEGRTVFEAIRRLSMESPRELFFAHNQVILISEKLAREKGVAEVMDFFERNRQFRRDTWILVARGDPRDIMEVPVHLEVTPAQNIVGVIKNQELSARFAPTRLGEFAKMLESSGVEPYTAILEAVPNEAFSRMSMHPAGTGPAPFHNMKLTGTAVFRRDRLVGWLNEQEARGLLWVRGEVRGGPITFSLPGSRGEQKLAVEILRAGRGGVKLEPFLTGGQPGMRVKIITRVNLTESENLEVDLSNPQVISRLEKQLAGVIKQEVMACVTRLQEEYRTDVLGFGEAVHRKYPRVWRQVEREWEDVFATMPVTVEVKTVIRRTGLINKPLRPAGTQEVGYMNISKEGNVRWRLFCSAWSLSSSSPCRFRP is encoded by the coding sequence ATGAACAGGTTCCGTTTTGATTGCAACACAAAACAACCGGAACCAGTCCCGGGTCATTGTTTCCGCCTTTTTCCCCGGGGCGGGCGGATTAAGGCGCTTGTGTTTCTGTTGCTGTTTTTGCCTCTCGTCCTCAGCGGCTGCTGGGACCACCGGGAGGTGGAAGACCTGGGCATTGTTTTGCTCACGGCCGTAGATGCCGCCCCGGAGGGCAGGGTGCGCCTGGAGGTGCAGGTCCTGGTTCCCACGGCTGTTGCCGGCGGAGGTGGAATAACAGGTATGGGCGGTGGTGGTGGAGGTGGCGGACGTAAGCGCTACCGCAACCTGGCTACAGAGGGTAGGACGGTTTTTGAGGCCATCCGCCGGTTGTCCATGGAAAGCCCACGGGAGCTTTTTTTCGCCCACAACCAGGTAATTCTTATTTCCGAAAAACTGGCCCGGGAAAAGGGGGTTGCGGAAGTGATGGATTTCTTTGAGCGCAACCGCCAGTTCCGGCGGGATACCTGGATCCTGGTGGCCAGGGGGGATCCCAGGGATATCATGGAGGTTCCCGTCCACCTGGAGGTCACCCCGGCACAGAATATCGTGGGGGTAATCAAGAACCAGGAACTTTCCGCCCGTTTCGCCCCCACCCGTCTGGGGGAATTTGCCAAGATGCTGGAGAGTTCCGGCGTGGAGCCTTATACGGCCATTTTGGAAGCAGTGCCCAACGAGGCTTTCAGCCGCATGTCCATGCATCCCGCGGGGACAGGGCCTGCACCCTTTCATAACATGAAACTTACCGGGACGGCCGTCTTTCGCCGGGACAGGCTGGTAGGCTGGCTTAACGAGCAGGAAGCCCGGGGATTATTGTGGGTGCGGGGAGAAGTGCGGGGCGGCCCAATCACCTTTTCTCTTCCCGGTTCCCGGGGCGAACAGAAACTGGCCGTGGAAATTTTGCGTGCCGGCCGCGGGGGAGTGAAGCTGGAACCGTTTCTGACCGGCGGCCAGCCTGGTATGAGAGTAAAAATAATCACCCGGGTTAACCTTACCGAATCGGAAAACCTGGAAGTCGATTTAAGCAATCCCCAGGTCATTTCCCGGCTGGAAAAACAACTGGCCGGGGTAATCAAGCAGGAGGTTATGGCCTGCGTGACCAGGCTGCAGGAGGAATACCGGACTGATGTCCTCGGCTTTGGTGAAGCGGTGCATCGCAAGTATCCCCGGGTGTGGAGGCAGGTGGAACGGGAATGGGAGGATGTTTTCGCGACCATGCCCGTGACGGTTGAAGTGAAAACCGTGATCCGGCGCACGGGCCTGATCAATAAGCCCTTGCGGCCTGCAGGGACGCAGGAGGTTGGCTATATGAACATATCTAAGGAGGGTAATGTGCGATGGAGGTTGTTTTGCTCAGCCTGGTCTTTATCATCATCATCGCCCTGCAGGTTCCGCCCCTGA